Genomic segment of Harmonia axyridis chromosome 6, icHarAxyr1.1, whole genome shotgun sequence:
atcttttcccctgttcttcactacaatcacctaagttttctggaaaacgatctaggtggctgtggaggtagtgaacttttatactcatgttacagccgagaatattaaaatttgaaagcatagtttccactaattctacgtaattctctgctttatgattgccaagaaaattttgtactacttgaacaaatgaactccaagcgttagattcagtctcgttcattgatgtggtgaattgtggatctttaacaagttgccttatttgaggaccaccaaatataccagcttttagtttttccgtgctaatgccaggaaattcacgtgacaaatacccaaaacaatttccatctcgatttaaggccttcacaaattgcttcattaggcctagcttgatatgcaagggcggaagtaagattttttctcttgaaaccaaaggttcgttgatcacgttttgtattccttgaatcatgacatctcttgaaggccaatttttgttaacccagtgctcatttttagctctgctgtcccaaaggcacaaaaaacaaggatattttgtataaccactctgctgtccaaggaggaagttaaccatttttaaatcaacacaaaatgaccactgatgttcttcgtatttaatttttctcaaaactaatcctattgtttcatattcttccttcatggtagtagaatgaccaataggaattgagccatatttgtaACTGTTATGTAAAAGAACATATTTTAAACTTACGTTTTGaactatcaataaaaaaattttttttttgaactatcaataaaaaaaatatatcatttaacctgtaacgtgtatctcaaaaactagtgctgatagaaaaaatctggtggcatttttggaatcagcacattaaaaccatctaaaatcagatgttagatttctggcaccaaatttttttttttcattttgttggcctgtgaATTATCTATTTCAATGGCAAcccgattttcaaaatttcataaaaatgagtaagTTATGcaacacaaaatgaaaaactttttacAATTATGTTCTGCATAAAATTGAACTCTGAACCCTGACTTAATAAAATGTGAtggtttaaataaataaatagaattcCAATTGAGATTTCTTGGAAAATGTATTaattacaaatataaaaatatcaagGATGAAGAACCTTAGGTCGATGGCAATTTGTTTGTTCTGCGAGTAGAAACTACAATAGTCGTTGGAtcaagagaaaatgaatctATCGTTGTTCATCCTTAAAGAAAAAACTTCATTATATGTGGACATAACTCACCTCAAATCAATAGAATTTTTTAGTGTTGGTTGGCTAGTCAGAATTTGTGTATTTTCTGCTAATTTATTTGGAACATCATCTAAGACAATGAAGCCTTGATCTTCATTATGATCATTACCATCTGCTCCAATTTTTTCTCTTCCTGCAAATCATAATTAAAAATGTATATGACTACTTGTACTAATGAATATGTGGTTAAtctttactttaacgccccctccccaattttgataatttttcgtATAGTGATTCGTTATGATGTTTTCATGCTATATTTCCAATAAGAGCACTGGCAAATAAATAGTTCCCGAGATAATCGATGAAGAAAATTGCTATTTCTAACACTTACTCAATACGGGcctgataatttctttttatgtttctaGGAATATCTATGTTCATActtttctccatcaaatttaGCACATAATACACATTCTAATTTGATAAATTCCTACGGTTTCAACACATTTCCACAAGAGAATCACCTTCAAATTAccaaaaaatcatctctcttaAGATATTTTTTTCTCGGACAGTTTCGGCGACTTTATCTTATCAATCGTGGTGAAAGACTTCGATGTTATTTCAGGAAATTCACGAGTCTCGGTACATATCCTTCGTTGTTTTAGGGAATTCCTCAATCCGTTGTCCTGGCTTGACGGATTGAGTATTGGCGCTTATGCAAACAAGTGCCTTCGGTTGAAAGGATCCTGCATATGTCAATGGTGTCTTTCTTGGGGAATATATATATCTTCATTGGATATCCTTGAAATGTGATAGCAGATATGAAACCATGACTGTATGTCTTCCAacgtaatttcaaaaaattgggaTTTCAATTTCGGCTTTCATTTTGACATTATAGCTTTTATTGGTTATGGGTTGatgttattatacagggtgtacaagtTTGAGGtaacaatttgatatttctggaatattaaacaaaatgaaatctgaaaattgggatACTAGCTCTAGGTTAGTCTTCTTTTACATAATTTGCGAAATTATACAGTATATGAGTAAAGTTAATACCGGGTGTAGGTACAACTCAGTAACAATTAGACATTCTCGAAAATTAGGATTAAAGTTTTTGCTTATTCGGCTATTGCATAATTCTATGAGGTATTGAAATCCCGGGTAGGACATGATGATCGTTATTTCTgattgcttttttgaattttatactgGGTGTACAATTAAGTGGCAATTAGCCATTTCTgaattatgaaatctgaaaatagaGATTATAGCTTTTGCTTATTTTCCCAATGCATAATTCATTAACTTATCAGACATATGTTGATTGGCATGTTTAAGCTTCTTCTATGTGTTTCaacaagaactttatattcaggatgtttcatgtaaatatacagtttTTGATAATGACGTCATCAATTTGCAGAATCACAGGTGtgcagttatacagggtgtcccataagtggcacgtcacagtgacaccggaggtaggtcagctaaagagggacctaaccagcctaacatgactccagtaaaagttgcatggttttcgagttattaccaaattacgttttttagtgaattttcaccttttttaacattgtcagggtcagaattctgctggaaagctctcgaagcttattttttttgttgtaatggaatcttgaatagttatttaagatgacatgagtatgattctgtcaaaaagttatgtggatttccgtaaattaatggataaatcttgatttcaattgctagtaaaacgagaacttcgacttgggatacctgctgtgaaaaaaaaatccttgaaacaaaacgagcaagtaacatcaaaaaattgggcattttagacagatttagaaatggtacaatacacgaatcttatgcccataaaactaggtattttcatcattttaccgatgccctatgtaactaatttaaatttttaacggCCAAATAATAGGACCGGTCGAGTTGCCAGCTATTTTAAACGGGGCAAACTACCTGGAAATGCTTCAAAATGACCTGCCAGGATTATTGGAAGACGCGCCGTTGGCACTCAGGCAGAGGATGTGGttacgagcaagtaacatcaaaaaattgggcattttagacagatttagaaatggtacaatacacgaatcttatgcccataaaactaggtattttcatcattttaccgatgccctacttaactaagttgaaactaggaaccccgctatcaggtaattttgccgcttgctatgacattacatttgataccgggctttgttattatttgttaaagtcacaatagggaaaaagatggattaggggaagcgaaaaagaaatattattgaaaaaaaaggtaaattaattaaaaacagacttaactttcgattatttatttaattcttaaatctaacttacagtaaatgttcaaactgtttccctcgaactctaatgcataaatgacaccgttttataaaattacgattcaattttcttaaactaatttccgatatggtccgggctgcgtcgaatacgcgttcacgcaattcttcctcgcttcttattggttttgcatacactttgtcctttaaacatccccaataaaaaaaatccagtggatTCAAATCCGGGGATCGCGGTGGCCACAGTATGGGTCCTAATCGCCCAATCCACCTGTCGGGGAATGTGTTGCTGAGGTGCTCGCGAACCCGCCGAGCGTATTGTGCCGGGCAgccatcttgctggaaccacatccTCTGCCTGAGTGCCAACGGCGCGTCTTCCAATAATCCTGGCAGGTCATTTTGAAGCATTTCCAGGTAGTTTGCCCCGTTTAAAATAGCTGGCAACTCGACCGGTCCTATTATTTGGccgttaaaaatttaaattagttacatagggcatcggtaaaatgatgaaaatacctagttttatgggcataagattcgtgtattgtaccatttctaaatctgtctaaaatgcccaatttttttatgttacttgctcgttttgtttcaaggatgtttttttcacagcaggtgtcccaagtcgaagttctcgttttactagcaattgaaatcaagatttatccattaatttacggaaatccacataactttttgacagaatcatactcatgtcatcttaaataactatttaagattccattacaacaaaaaaaataagcttcgagagctttccagcagaattctgaccctgacaatgttaaaaaaggtgaaaattcactaaaaaacgtaatttggtaataactcgaaaaccatgcaacttttactggagtcatgttaggctggttaggtccctctttagctgacctacctccggtgtcactgtgacgtcccacttatgggacacccagCACCCCTGTTCACTCCCTATCCCGTTCAACAATCAGCAAAAATACATGTTTGCCATCATCGAAAACAAATCAATAATCATTGTAAAATGcacattttaaatgaaaaataacaaaaaagtgaaaaacacgagggggcgttaaagtgaaaactgaaaaatacaaTAATGTAACGAACCAGGAAGGAATAAAGTTGGGATAGCAGTTTTCCAAAGACCTCTGAGGCTACCTAATTTGACTTCATTCCTAAAATGCCTATCACAAACCAAATAGGATTTGCGTATTTGTTCATGTGTTTTActtttaaaaaatggattattcACTTTTTTGAGCCACACTTGGAAAATTTCTGGCTCCTTATCTGGTTTCGGAAAACGATGACGTTTACTATATTTATCATGACAATTGGGAACACAACATTTACTGGTTTTTAAAATTGTAGTATTCGACataatattcagaaataattaaatttaaaccAAAAATACCAACATTCAATACACTATCACAGGCACAGACTAAGACTAACATAGAATGAGGTTATGTTATGGACGTAATTTCAGCGATGAGAGTGGCTTCGTGCGGTCgtttattgaactaaaaattgAAAGCAGAAAATCTGTTTTGATATCAAGAAAATCTGAGTAGAGTTTTTCGTTTTTACTGTTTGGAGAGATTGTCATAGTTCTGTTATGGGTTACATTTAGTCTTTTTTGGTGCTGGGGAGTTAGTGGCGACACTTGGGGGGGTCCCCCCTAAAacttgacatactaaggctaaaagattaagcagaactataatttcgctttactttggccGTCCCCTTCGTGTCctcccctgtttttgaaagctggcgtcgctaCTGTGGGGAGTATTTTGATTGATTAACCATTACACtatttcaaatttgtataatatTATAAGTCATATACACATATATAGATGAACTATAATTTCGATCAACTTTGGCCCCCCAAAAATTATCCGGCCACCTCTTgtccatctttttttttttaatctggcgtcgccactggtcTTCGAAAAAGTCACTTCAACAGTCTAAATCTCAAAAATGGAGTCTTACTGGATATAGAAAGTCAGatattcttcagcaatattttactggaaaaattaaccaaaaaggtgtaaaattgtaccaaccgtaaggacaaaattattgaaaggggcaaaaattcattattttcgaaaaaaaaatatctcgaaaacggtaacttttataatgggaattttgtcataacTGGTGgattatcctttgatctacatctacattctccctcggtttgacgtggtctttacggaacaccctgtataacgaataatttcaataactataaccaacgcactgattttgataattcattcaaacttaaGATATGTATATTGTATTTGCAGCTGTCCTGAACTTGAAGCTTGCATAAGTTCTGATCTTTGGTGTGATGGCCTCAGACATTGCCCTTCTGGAAACGACGAACAAGAATCTAACTGTTCGATGAGAGGCGGCTTCAAAATCTCAGTATTCAACTCCATAGCCCTCACAGCCATAGCTGTAGTGATTTTTGTAACTATATCAGTAATGACcttttatatattcaaaaattggagAAGAGAAGAGAAGAATGTAATTGTAACTGTCACTGAACATACCATCCTAGAGTTCAAAAGTAGTTTATGTTGATATCTATCAATTTATAGGTAAAACTCTATAGAATAGAAACTTATctatcttattttttttaatgaatagtTGTGATGTTTTTAGTACAAGGTTCAATAACTATCGACTGACAATATTGTATCTGTTGTATCCTATCATTAGGAAAATGAAGTTTTTATGGTCAATAAATATTGTTGAGATTTGTTATTGGATCCTCATTTGTTCTccttgtgaaaatttcaaactcaaaataaactgaaaacAATTCATCATTACTCTTGTAGATGCACTGCTCAAGTAACTTCTACTGATGAACTTAATCAAATCCATTTCGATGTCGAGGTTTAAATCTAAGTAAGTTATGTAACACAATATGAAATACTTCTTTGACTGAGTACAAAGTACTGGTTGAAGATCTGTAAAACATcaaaatgaaggaaataataaatactccAACTGAGATTTCTTGGAACTGTATTAATAACAAGTATAAAAATATCTTAACACTGTTTAACATTTAAACAACTGGTGCTATCATTGGCTCTCCTTTCAACGCTTTCAGGATATTTTTTGCAGCCAGTTCTGCCATACTGTTTCTTGTATTAATAGTAGCACTTCCCATGTGGGGTGTCAcaactgaaaaatgaaatagagCATCAAGTACTTGTTCGATCCGATCTTTCTTGACTATCTTTGTGATAAAActtatttaaatttcaatactaACCGCAGTTTTTGAGTTTTAGCAATTCATGATCAGGTGGCAGAGGTTCTGGTGTCATGACATCAATTCCAGCAGCatatatctgatttttcttcAAAGCTCCCACTAGATCCGGTTGGTTTACTATACCTCCTCTGCTCACGTTGATGAAAATTGCCGTCTTCTTCATTTTGGAAAATGCTTCAGCATTGAACATCCCCTCTGTTGATTTAGTTAAAGGAACACTGGCAATTACGAAATCACTTTCTTGAAGAAGGGTGTCCATTGGCACGAAATGAGCACTTAGACATTTCCCTAGAATTCAATACATAATCTTAAGATAGTACTACCTGCCCGAAGTAAATATTACAAACAATTTTCCACAAGAAAGAtagtataaaaatattttttttccagttaaatttgaatttgaaatttttgtgatttttgacTTTATATCATTGAAACGACCATACCGCAACTCTTAAAAAtagtaaatataaaattatctaTACTATTAGAAAGACCGTTAAGTGATttccaatataaaattttgagtgAATCCAATgggtaaaaatttttcaaaatacaaaTTAGGGAATTTCTACTTTTGTTGAACAAATTAAGCTGGAAAACATGCCGCTGTTACCTTAAACTTGCACAGACTCTTAACTTTCCAATGGTATAACCATGATTTTAGATGAAGATTCCAAAATTGCTTTATTCCTATAAAATTTTACTGCACGCCACTTTTCGCAAATCTTCAAGTTCTATTAGATTTAACAATCTGATAATTCGTTTTTTATAGGTAAAAAACTCACCCTCTGGCTTTTCTTTATGTCCAGTATAGAGAAATTTTTCAACTTTGAAGCATTTGAGCCTTGAGAGAATGGTTTGTCCTATATTTCCAAGTCCTACAATTCCAACTGTTGATCCACTGAGATCCCTTCCAAGTAACCATTGAGGACCATTTTTTTCCGACCAAGTCGATCTGAAAAGAACACGGATAATTATCATCTTGTAGGTGAAAATATAACAGCACATGAGTTGAACAGttgtttgaatttattattaacGCCTTTTGAAGGTGAAAAAAACATATATGGCAGCATGGATTTTTCTGAGCATTTCCACTTTTGAAAAATGCGATCTTTTCACAGAAAGCAAAACACAAAAATGCTGGTGGTCAAAAGGTTTaagataaaaaaattaacaaactGTCTACACTAACTTTTCTATCGATTCTCTGCCTTCTAGATATCTCCTTGAAGTCATCAAAGCTAGGAGAACCGTCATGTCTGCTACTGCATCATTTAACACTCCAGGGGTATTCCCAAACTTGATACctctttttcttatttcttctaCATCTATGTTATCGTATCCAGCAGACATAGTGCCAATGACTTTGAGTTGCGGTCCTGAAAAAAGTTCGAGTTGAATCAAGGCATTAAACTGAACAGAATCAGTTTAGTAGGTAGGTATATTGTTTCAAATACTAGCGGTAAATTCggatagtttgaaaaaattaatatgaaagTTAAATTAATTACAAAAGAAGAAACAGTGCAGTAAGTTTTTGTCGCCGAACAGAGAATTTGATCACTAGTGACAGGGTTTCATTGAGTGAAACCTTCTGCCAAGTTTGTAATGATTGTACATAAATTCATTGTTATACGACAATAAAGAGTTCTGATGATAATATTCATATTAAAATCTGGACTCATATTCCTTGGGTGATTTTGGAAGGTTTTCTAATAGAATAATTTATCGTGGTTAACTGTTAGATGACCGATGgaacatttattattatcgttggtaatttttgaaattttcagtaccCTACCTGCCTTATCAAGCATTTCCTTATCAAGCTTGTGATGAGAGGACCAGAATAATGCGTCAACACCTCTAATATTCTGAAGAATTGGTTCTCTTTCAGCTTCGCAAACTCTGACATCGCATCTGAAATTGATGGTGGTAAATGATTTAACCAAAATGAAGAGAACAATATAAATCGAGATTTATCGGAAGAAGACGTTAGCAAAATCAATTATTCATGATTTTAATATTGGAAATTCTTTCTAGGAATAACTGAGGGGGTTCATCAAGTCACATCAAATGCTCAAAAACTacggaaattaatattttgaattcacAACTTAAAAACTTCATATTTTGCAGCAAATTGGTTGAcaaattgttttgatgaaagatATTTAATGAAGCTGAACAAatgtgttttctaaaatgaagtgaaagatgaaaattttaaaaccaGTTATATCGTGTAACACACCATGTTTACTAACTACTCTTGTTACACACTGTTAAAAATGGATTCAGGTATAGAAATTCAAATTGCCAATGATATTATTGAGGAGagttaaaattttattcgaattattCTACACCTCAAAAagttataagtgaagtttataaGTAAAATATACATTGCatgttttctcaaaaattcctcaagcatcaaaataaatttgataaAGCTTTCATCTTACGagtatgaaagatttttttaaatgattttgtgGGTAGATATAGAATAACAAATTCAAGCTTTGTACAATATTCCAAAAACAGATCACAAAATCAGAGCCctagaaaattcgaaaaaaattttgtaaaagACATATCTGATATTTACGTTACAAtcaatccgataaatttgagattttgcgggtatttaaaataataatttcaagcttcattcaaaaattcgtGATGATAGTCTCGTCAGAATCAATTTTTTAGGAATTTGTCCCTGAATAAAAcgatttttattgtttcaagCGAAAACCATGCGTCTGACAAAGTAAAATCAAGAGATAAAGTTTGTTCAGAAATTaatgagaatttcaaaattaaatttttaaattcggTAAAAGCAGCAATGCAAAACCAATACAGACACCACTGGTTAAAATTAGAAAATTGTTTGTACATCAGAAAATGTGTCTTGATACT
This window contains:
- the LOC123682959 gene encoding glyoxylate reductase/hydroxypyruvate reductase-like isoform X3; amino-acid sequence: MYECTTNSPMNVLVLKHCCNLELVSSFVCRIQNKNWCYSTITEKMSKFKVLVANSSVPQIAHDLLKAECDVRVCEAEREPILQNIRGVDALFWSSHHKLDKEMLDKAGPQLKVIGTMSAGYDNIDVEEIRKRGIKFGNTPGVLNDAVADMTVLLALMTSRRYLEGRESIEKSTWSEKNGPQWLLGRDLSGSTVGIVGLGNIGQTILSRLKCFKVEKFLYTGHKEKPEGKCLSAHFVPMDTLLQESDFVIASVPLTKSTEGMFNAEAFSKMKKTAIFINVSRGGIVNQPDLVGALKKNQIYAAGIDVMTPEPLPPDHELLKLKNCVVTPHMGSATINTRNSMAELAAKNILKALKGEPMIAPVV
- the LOC123682959 gene encoding glyoxylate reductase/hydroxypyruvate reductase-like isoform X2: MPKIKKCCVQGCTDETSTRHRFPMRDLDLFDNWLQIIQPRNWQQLTRHRIYEGSAKVGADGNDHNEDQGFIVLDDVPNKLAENTQILTLQSTQKNSINFKRCYSTITEKMSKFKVLVANSSVPQIAHDLLKAECDVRVCEAEREPILQNIRGVDALFWSSHHKLDKEMLDKAGPQLKVIGTMSAGYDNIDVEEIRKRGIKFGNTPGVLNDAVADMTVLLALMTSRRYLEGRESIEKSTWSEKNGPQWLLGRDLSGSTVGIVGLGNIGQTILSRLKCFKVEKFLYTGHKEKPEGKCLSAHFVPMDTLLQESDFVIASVPLTKSTEGMFNAEAFSKMKKTAIFINVSRGGIVNQPDLVGALKKNQIYAAGIDVMTPEPLPPDHELLKLKNCVVTPHMGSATINTRNSMAELAAKNILKALKGEPMIAPVV
- the LOC123682959 gene encoding glyoxylate reductase/hydroxypyruvate reductase-like isoform X1 — translated: MPKIKKCCVQGCTDETSTRHRFPMRDLDLFDNWLQIIQPRNWQQLTRHRIYEGYFVCHSHFDKKYHFPGSHRGLTCNAIPTIGIPGSAKVGADGNDHNEDQGFIVLDDVPNKLAENTQILTLQSTQKNSINFKRCYSTITEKMSKFKVLVANSSVPQIAHDLLKAECDVRVCEAEREPILQNIRGVDALFWSSHHKLDKEMLDKAGPQLKVIGTMSAGYDNIDVEEIRKRGIKFGNTPGVLNDAVADMTVLLALMTSRRYLEGRESIEKSTWSEKNGPQWLLGRDLSGSTVGIVGLGNIGQTILSRLKCFKVEKFLYTGHKEKPEGKCLSAHFVPMDTLLQESDFVIASVPLTKSTEGMFNAEAFSKMKKTAIFINVSRGGIVNQPDLVGALKKNQIYAAGIDVMTPEPLPPDHELLKLKNCVVTPHMGSATINTRNSMAELAAKNILKALKGEPMIAPVV